The Streptomyces bacillaris sequence CGACGCGCCACGCGCCAACGAACCGCAGCACGCCGACCCCGCCGGTCTCGACCGGTACGAGGCCGCGCCTGTGGGCTCCGAGGAGATCGAGGCCCTGGAGTACTCGGTCGAGGTGTTCCGCGCCTGGGACGCCTCCCGGGGCGGCGGGCTCCAGCGCAAGGCCGTGGTGGGCCAGCTCAACGAGGTGGGCGGCATGCTCGCCTACCGCCACCCCGACCACCTCCAGCGCCGCCTGTGGGGCGTCGCAGCCAACCTCGCCGTGCTCGCGGGCTGGATGTCCCACGACGTCGGCCTCGAACCCACCGCCCAGAAGTACTTCGTCATCGCCGCCCACGCGGCCCGCGAGGGCGGCGACCGGCCGCGCGCCGGTGAGGCGCTCTCCCGCGCCGCCCGGCAGATGGTCCACCTGGGCCGTCCCGACGACGCCCTCGACCTGATGAAGCTCGCCAAGTCCGGCTCGGGCGACGAGACCCTGCCCCGTACGCAGGCGATGCTGCGCACCATCGAGGCCTGGGCACAGGCGGCGATGGGCAAGGGCCAGGCCATGCGGCGCACCCTCGGTGAGGCCGAGGAGCTGTTCGTCTCGGACAAGGGCGACGTGCCCCCGCCCAGCTGGATGCAGATGTTCGACGAGGCCGACCTGCACGGCATGCAGGCCCTGGCGTTCCGCACGCTGGCCGAGCACGACCCGGCCGCCGCCGTCATCGCCCAGCACCACGCCAAGCAGGCCCTGGAGCTGCGGGTGGGCGGCCGTCAGCGGTCCAAGCTCTTCGACCACATCTCGCTCGCCTCGGCCTGCTTCATCGCCAACGACCCCGAACAGGGCGACCGGTACGCGAGGCTCGCCCTGATCTCGATGGGGGAGACCTCGTCGCACCGCACCTGGGACCGGCTCCGCGAGATGTACCGGCTCACCGGCCAGTTCGCCGGGCACGCCAGGATCCAGGACCTCCGCGAGCAGATCGAGCGGTCGTTGCCGCAGAGTCCGATCGCCAGGAAGGCCAAGGGGGCCCAGGCGTGAACTCCGTACGGGTCCGCCGGCGGAGACCGTAACCGCCGCGCGCACCTTCCGTCCTGACGCCCCGACGACGTGACGTCTGGACGCCCTGACCCCCGTCATGGCACCCGGCGGTCTTCCCTCCCGATGCTCCGGCGCTCCTTCGTCATG is a genomic window containing:
- a CDS encoding DNA-binding protein NsdB; this encodes MTGEPNTRLSDLFGLAGWSKGELARMVNRQAAAMGHPQLATDTSRVRRWIDMGESPRDPVPEVLAALFTERLGRVVTIEDLGFGRRGRAGKRRDSGTERDPDQLPWAPERTAAVLTEFTGMDLMLNRRGLVGAGAALAAGSTIAGPMYDWLHSDPVLAADAPRANEPQHADPAGLDRYEAAPVGSEEIEALEYSVEVFRAWDASRGGGLQRKAVVGQLNEVGGMLAYRHPDHLQRRLWGVAANLAVLAGWMSHDVGLEPTAQKYFVIAAHAAREGGDRPRAGEALSRAARQMVHLGRPDDALDLMKLAKSGSGDETLPRTQAMLRTIEAWAQAAMGKGQAMRRTLGEAEELFVSDKGDVPPPSWMQMFDEADLHGMQALAFRTLAEHDPAAAVIAQHHAKQALELRVGGRQRSKLFDHISLASACFIANDPEQGDRYARLALISMGETSSHRTWDRLREMYRLTGQFAGHARIQDLREQIERSLPQSPIARKAKGAQA